Proteins found in one Acidobacteriota bacterium genomic segment:
- a CDS encoding peptidoglycan-binding domain-containing protein: MTLTDIINQNAKIHLNAFDEPFAKEVQNRLTALGCLDPPADGIFGQVSRLAIRKLAKIVNLAFDDVVDANFANILLNHTADDLFPLTLGNDFASRIIQYMQLKNYWFARIPNFLTIVYVEGTNEDGNLNNDAFNEFNDRRIVLAFEDGKPKILHNALATTEPGRFFTVHPTNPLGAARIAFGQFKAWSVGIHKAGTPSAHAALVQVAPLPVHRDLNQDGRRTGDAVDKGIFGINQHKGFNAPVTNIGRSSAGCLVSRLNSDHTAFMSLVKTELRYRDASHSYRFISTIIAGDDLKNKIG; the protein is encoded by the coding sequence ATGACCTTAACCGATATAATTAACCAAAATGCCAAAATCCATCTCAATGCATTTGATGAGCCGTTTGCCAAAGAGGTGCAAAATCGCTTAACGGCATTAGGTTGTTTAGACCCGCCTGCCGATGGCATTTTTGGGCAGGTTTCGCGTTTGGCTATTCGGAAATTAGCTAAAATCGTCAATCTCGCGTTTGATGATGTGGTGGATGCGAATTTTGCCAATATCCTGCTCAATCACACGGCTGACGATTTATTTCCGCTAACTCTCGGCAACGATTTTGCCAGTCGCATTATCCAGTATATGCAGTTGAAAAATTACTGGTTTGCCAGAATACCGAACTTCCTCACGATTGTTTACGTCGAGGGCACCAATGAAGATGGGAATCTCAACAACGATGCGTTTAACGAATTCAATGACCGCAGAATCGTTTTGGCATTTGAAGACGGTAAACCCAAAATCCTTCATAATGCACTTGCCACTACTGAACCCGGCAGATTTTTCACCGTTCATCCGACCAATCCTCTGGGCGCAGCACGTATCGCCTTTGGGCAGTTTAAAGCCTGGAGTGTAGGTATTCACAAAGCCGGTACGCCAAGCGCCCATGCTGCGTTGGTACAAGTCGCTCCGCTGCCAGTTCATCGCGATCTTAATCAAGACGGGAGAAGGACTGGTGATGCTGTGGATAAAGGCATTTTCGGTATCAACCAACATAAAGGGTTCAATGCGCCCGTAACTAACATTGGACGCTCCAGCGCGGGTTGTCTGGTCAGCCGTTTGAACAGCGACCACACGGCATTTATGTCGTTGGTTAAAACCGAACTTCGCTACCGGGATGCCTCACATAGCTATCGCTTCATATCAACCATCATTGCCGGAGACGATTTGAAAAACAAAATCGGCTAG
- the queD gene encoding 6-carboxytetrahydropterin synthase QueD, which produces MYEVMIIEEFAAAHALRGYKGKCENLHGHNYKIEIVVRGAELDEVGMLVDFVHLKAVTREVIRRLDHQNLNQLPPFDNELNPSAEHLAGYIFHQIAPQVDTPRAQVSKVRVWETSTSSATYEVS; this is translated from the coding sequence ATGTACGAAGTCATGATTATCGAAGAGTTCGCCGCCGCGCATGCCTTGCGCGGCTACAAGGGCAAATGCGAAAACCTGCACGGTCATAATTACAAAATTGAAATTGTTGTACGCGGCGCTGAACTTGATGAAGTCGGCATGCTTGTCGATTTCGTGCATTTGAAAGCGGTGACCCGCGAGGTGATTCGCCGTTTAGATCATCAAAACCTCAACCAACTCCCACCCTTTGATAACGAACTGAACCCATCAGCCGAACACCTCGCCGGTTATATTTTTCATCAGATCGCCCCGCAGGTTGACACGCCGCGCGCCCAAGTCAGCAAAGTCCGGGTCTGGGAAACCTCGACCAGTTCGGCGACTTATGAGGTTTCCTAA